The following are from one region of the Terriglobales bacterium genome:
- a CDS encoding 4'-phosphopantetheinyl transferase superfamily protein, with product MLNEVKSAPIADPGEPAATNVCWFEQTEASVPAEEDWLSPSEAAHLQRLRIPKRRCDWRLGRWTAKQAVAAYLNLSHEADSLRKVEIRPAPSGAPEVFIANRPAPVSISLSHRAGTAACLVARHGTDLGCDLEVIEPHTDAFIRDFFTTDEQSVIARAPAASQPLIVALLWSAKESALKALHEGLRLDTRDVRVLTNETDFNPLPPADAQTWRPLQVSAPNDLLFHGWWLHGDNLVRTLVASPRPALPKTM from the coding sequence ATGCTGAACGAAGTTAAATCGGCGCCGATCGCAGATCCCGGCGAACCCGCCGCTACGAACGTCTGTTGGTTCGAGCAAACGGAAGCAAGTGTTCCGGCTGAAGAAGACTGGCTCAGCCCCAGCGAAGCCGCCCACCTGCAGCGGCTGCGCATTCCCAAGAGACGCTGCGACTGGCGTTTGGGCCGTTGGACAGCGAAGCAAGCCGTTGCCGCCTATCTGAATCTCTCGCACGAAGCAGATTCCCTAAGAAAAGTAGAAATCCGCCCGGCGCCCTCCGGCGCGCCTGAAGTTTTCATCGCGAACCGGCCGGCGCCTGTTTCCATCTCACTCAGCCATCGAGCCGGGACGGCCGCGTGTTTGGTTGCCCGCCATGGCACCGATCTGGGTTGCGATCTGGAAGTTATCGAGCCTCATACTGATGCTTTCATCCGCGACTTCTTCACCACAGACGAGCAGTCCGTGATTGCCCGCGCTCCAGCCGCCAGCCAACCTCTTATAGTGGCTCTGCTCTGGAGCGCGAAAGAAAGCGCGCTAAAAGCCCTGCACGAAGGCCTTCGCCTGGATACGCGCGATGTGCGCGTCCTGACTAACGAGACTGACTTCAACCCTCTTCCTCCCGCGGACGCGCAGACTTGGCGTCCGTTGCAAGTCTCGGCTCCGAATGATCTCCTCTTTCATGGTTGGTGGCTGCACGGCGACAACCTCGTGCGGACGCTCGTTGCCTCCCCCAGACCTGCTCTCCCAAAGACCATGTAG
- a CDS encoding tetratricopeptide repeat protein yields the protein MRYSPPPSRFVLFLVAIFFACPVGFAQTPNIDKVIRQANDGNQAARFNLGLYYQTGKGVQQSFTEAAHWYQKAADAGFSAAQTNLGNLYLSGKGVPHDEALAARWYLRAAVDGFAPAQTNLGMMWAEGRGELKKDLTEAVQWYRRAADQHYAPAQSALAFMLLHGLGVQKDETAAAHLYQAAAKQGLVAAEETLGWMYAHGVGLHQDYAESVKWTKKAVEQKSASAMNNLAVAYEKGRGVPLDLSQAFEWYRRAVEAGSLEAQHNLAVMYNEGRLPKDNPEAARWMVKLQGQGRGGSADSSAPEQLLPPPAGDHP from the coding sequence ATGCGTTACTCTCCGCCTCCGTCCCGGTTCGTGCTCTTCCTGGTAGCAATTTTCTTTGCCTGCCCCGTCGGCTTTGCCCAGACGCCGAACATCGACAAGGTTATCCGCCAGGCCAATGACGGCAACCAGGCCGCCAGGTTCAACCTCGGCCTCTACTATCAGACCGGCAAGGGAGTGCAGCAGAGCTTCACCGAAGCCGCCCATTGGTATCAGAAGGCAGCCGACGCGGGCTTTTCGGCGGCGCAGACAAACCTGGGCAATCTCTATCTCTCAGGCAAGGGCGTACCTCACGATGAAGCGCTGGCCGCCAGGTGGTACCTGCGCGCCGCGGTTGACGGATTCGCTCCCGCGCAAACCAACCTGGGCATGATGTGGGCCGAAGGCCGCGGCGAGCTGAAGAAGGATCTCACCGAAGCCGTCCAGTGGTACCGCCGCGCTGCCGACCAGCATTACGCTCCCGCGCAATCCGCGCTTGCCTTCATGCTGCTTCACGGTCTGGGAGTGCAGAAGGACGAAACGGCCGCCGCTCACCTCTATCAGGCAGCCGCCAAGCAGGGACTGGTTGCCGCCGAGGAAACGCTGGGCTGGATGTATGCCCACGGCGTCGGGCTGCACCAGGACTACGCTGAATCCGTGAAGTGGACCAAAAAAGCGGTGGAGCAGAAGTCGGCCTCAGCCATGAACAATCTTGCCGTCGCCTACGAGAAGGGGCGTGGAGTTCCCCTCGATCTCAGCCAGGCTTTCGAATGGTACCGGCGCGCCGTCGAGGCTGGCTCGCTGGAAGCGCAGCATAACTTGGCCGTCATGTACAACGAAGGACGTCTCCCCAAGGATAACCCCGAAGCCGCCCGCTGGATGGTTAAACTCCAGGGACAAGGGCGCGGCGGCTCCGCCGACTCTTCCGCCCCAGAGCAACTCCTGCCGCCCCCGGCAGGCGATCATCCTTAG
- the ligD gene encoding non-homologous end-joining DNA ligase, producing MPLEEYKRKRRFEDTPEPPPKLEPSDQHRFVVQKHRATRLHYDFRLEMDGVLKSWAVPKGPSLDPADKRLATQVEDHPVSYFDFEGIIPPGNYGAGTVMVWDVGTFEPLGDADAMMKKGDFKFRLHGQKLNGDFVLVHIKSRRPGSKGTEWLLIKHRDQYVQSPYDANDYDYSALTKRSLAEIAGDEGAREWQSSRPAASRGKPKAPWLAEALAKRRQQAAEESATKNVAPPKKAPSKAASATTTRTSASRQTRSKKSSAKSNTRSSDSNSEGHTERAETPEAAPNPAPAPVESRSRAVDPRGAGLGGVVTASEPSSPLAYIKGVQPGPMPKAITPMLATLTDRPFDDENWLFEVKWDGYRALAYVDGGKLRLVSRNQNDLTAGYPELRDLPAHVKARTAIIDGEIVALDEQGRSSFSLMQQRTGLRHGGHRTAPDSRIPVLYYAFDLLYLDGYNLMRVDLDQRKQLLKEFVTPGASIRISEYFVGAGTTLYEACKEHGLEGIIAKRRQSCYLEKRTREWLKLKITQRQECVVGGYTDPAGGREYFGSVILGLYDDQGRLIHVGHAGSGFNSATLADTWQRLKPLATTTNPFHGKVENLGRKPHWVRPELVAEIKFTEWTHEGQSGSVKMRAPVFEGLRLDKNPRECVLESAVPAPQV from the coding sequence ATGCCCCTCGAAGAATACAAGCGTAAACGGCGTTTTGAAGACACGCCTGAACCTCCGCCCAAACTCGAGCCCAGCGATCAGCATCGCTTCGTGGTGCAAAAGCACCGCGCCACCCGCCTGCACTACGACTTCCGCCTGGAGATGGATGGCGTGCTGAAGTCCTGGGCCGTGCCCAAGGGCCCGTCGCTCGATCCTGCTGACAAGCGGCTGGCAACCCAGGTCGAAGATCACCCGGTCTCCTACTTCGATTTCGAAGGCATCATTCCACCGGGAAATTATGGGGCCGGCACTGTCATGGTTTGGGATGTGGGCACCTTTGAACCGCTCGGTGACGCCGACGCTATGATGAAGAAAGGCGATTTCAAGTTTCGCCTGCATGGACAGAAGCTGAACGGCGACTTCGTGCTGGTGCACATCAAGTCGCGGCGTCCCGGTTCCAAGGGCACCGAGTGGCTCCTCATTAAGCATCGCGATCAGTACGTGCAGAGTCCCTACGACGCCAATGATTATGATTATTCCGCTCTGACCAAGCGCTCTCTGGCCGAAATCGCCGGCGACGAGGGAGCTCGGGAATGGCAGAGCAGCCGTCCCGCTGCCTCGCGCGGCAAGCCCAAAGCTCCCTGGCTGGCGGAAGCCTTGGCAAAACGTCGCCAGCAGGCGGCGGAGGAAAGCGCAACCAAAAACGTCGCGCCACCTAAGAAAGCGCCATCCAAAGCGGCATCGGCTACGACAACGCGAACGTCAGCTTCCAGGCAGACGCGTTCCAAAAAATCCAGCGCTAAATCGAACACGCGCTCCAGCGACTCAAATTCGGAGGGCCACACAGAGCGCGCCGAAACTCCTGAGGCTGCCCCGAATCCCGCTCCAGCGCCTGTCGAGTCCCGCTCTCGTGCTGTCGATCCGCGTGGAGCGGGATTGGGCGGGGTAGTTACTGCAAGCGAACCCTCCTCTCCACTCGCTTACATCAAGGGCGTCCAGCCAGGTCCTATGCCCAAGGCCATCACTCCCATGCTCGCCACCCTCACCGACCGTCCTTTCGACGACGAGAACTGGCTTTTCGAAGTCAAATGGGACGGCTATCGCGCGCTTGCCTACGTCGACGGTGGCAAGCTGCGGCTGGTCTCGCGCAATCAGAACGATCTGACCGCCGGCTATCCCGAGCTGCGCGATCTGCCGGCACACGTCAAGGCGCGAACCGCGATTATCGACGGCGAGATCGTCGCCCTCGACGAGCAGGGCCGCTCCTCTTTCAGCCTGATGCAGCAGCGAACCGGGCTGCGTCACGGTGGGCACCGCACGGCTCCCGACTCGCGAATTCCCGTGCTCTATTACGCCTTCGACCTTTTATATCTCGACGGCTACAACCTTATGCGCGTGGATCTCGACCAGCGCAAGCAGCTACTCAAAGAATTCGTCACTCCCGGGGCCAGTATTCGCATTTCCGAGTACTTTGTGGGCGCAGGTACCACGCTCTACGAAGCATGCAAGGAGCACGGACTCGAAGGCATCATCGCCAAGCGGCGTCAATCCTGTTACCTCGAGAAGCGCACTCGCGAATGGCTGAAGCTCAAGATCACACAGCGCCAGGAGTGCGTTGTCGGCGGCTACACCGATCCTGCCGGCGGCCGCGAGTATTTCGGCTCCGTCATTCTGGGCCTCTATGACGATCAGGGACGGCTGATTCACGTCGGCCATGCCGGATCAGGATTCAACTCCGCCACTCTTGCTGACACATGGCAGCGCCTCAAGCCTCTCGCGACCACCACAAATCCTTTCCACGGCAAGGTAGAGAACCTGGGACGCAAGCCGCACTGGGTTCGCCCCGAGTTGGTGGCGGAAATCAAATTTACCGAATGGACGCATGAGGGCCAGAGCGGCTCGGTCAAAATGCGAGCGCCGGTATTCGAGGGTCTGCGACTGGATAAGAATCCCCGCGAGTGCGTACTGGAGTCCGCCGTCCCTGCACCTCAGGTGTAA
- a CDS encoding VOC family protein, whose translation MAKKKIDPLNKKNYGAVSAMLTVSDVAAAASFYQKAFGFTRRGIMNGPDGKPIHAELTLRGATLMLGPEMPSMGRKSAKNMGGSPASLFIYMEDVDKAFAKATKLGAAAKGPVMDMFWGDRCGTVIDPDGYTWMIGTHKAEPSMKEMKEKMMQQMQQQPTGTQNAA comes from the coding sequence ATGGCGAAGAAGAAAATCGACCCCCTCAACAAGAAGAATTACGGCGCGGTTTCGGCAATGCTTACAGTCTCCGATGTGGCGGCGGCTGCGAGCTTTTATCAGAAGGCGTTTGGTTTTACCAGGCGCGGCATCATGAACGGCCCCGACGGCAAGCCGATTCATGCCGAGCTTACATTGCGCGGCGCGACATTAATGCTGGGACCGGAAATGCCCTCCATGGGAAGAAAGTCAGCGAAGAACATGGGCGGTTCGCCGGCGAGCCTCTTCATCTACATGGAGGATGTGGACAAGGCCTTTGCTAAGGCGACTAAGCTTGGGGCTGCCGCCAAAGGTCCCGTGATGGACATGTTCTGGGGCGACCGCTGCGGCACAGTCATCGACCCGGATGGTTATACCTGGATGATCGGCACCCACAAAGCTGAGCCCTCTATGAAGGAAATGAAAGAAAAGATGATGCAGCAGATGCAACAACAGCCGACTGGAACTCAAAACGCCGCTTGA